One region of Quercus lobata isolate SW786 chromosome 2, ValleyOak3.0 Primary Assembly, whole genome shotgun sequence genomic DNA includes:
- the LOC115978386 gene encoding uncharacterized protein LOC115978386, with protein sequence MALRYEQCVGLFLFLRKRRIKGFLKKKKLNLLVPQISEEQRYEYSVYGEMLLDRYNQVKGTDFEFVRLVKRKLFFAAGVSFKIQFEAKPRAAAEYTLKTFEGFVFKDFVYHKVWPQSCRLVSPNRDSVYDEEYRHPNDEEYRRPMCTYEW encoded by the exons ATGGCTCTCAGATATGAGCAATGTGTGggtcttttcctttttcttaggaaaagaagaataaaaggctttttaaaaaaaaaaaaattaaacttgcTTGTTCCTCAGATTTCTGAGGAGCAACGATATGAATATTCTGTCTATGGAGAGATGCTGTTAGACCGCTACAACCAAGTTAAG GGCACggattttgaatttgtgagACTTGTGAAGAGGAAACTATTTTTCGCCGCTGGTGtaagttttaaaattcaatttgagGCCAAGCCCAGAGCTGCTGCTGAGTACACCCTGAAAACTTTTGAAGGTTTCGTGTTCAAGGATTTTGTCTATCATAAAGTGTGGCCCCAGAGTTGTCGACTAGTAAGCCCTAATCGTGACTCTGTGTATGATGAAGAATATCGCCATCCCAATGATGAAGAATATCGCCGTCCCATGTGCACTTATGAATGGTAA